The following are from one region of the Aspergillus luchuensis IFO 4308 DNA, chromosome 4, nearly complete sequence genome:
- a CDS encoding uncharacterized protein (COG:E;~EggNog:ENOG410Q1Y5;~InterPro:IPR013057;~PFAM:PF01490;~TransMembrane:11 (i68-87o93-114i142-165o171-192i199-222o242-263i275-297o317-336i357-378o390-411i423-446o)), with translation MAHPTGDKVDSHLNVQTGQFFQEGREDPYLHDAEEKQDDKKDSPVYNDTFGDEEYAEVKYKVLSWWQCGFLMVAETVSLGILSLPAVVATLGLVPAIVLIVGLGLLATYTGYVIGQFRWRYPHVQNLADAGEILFGSIGREIFGIGQLLLVIFIMASHLLTFSVAMNTITEHGTCSIVFGVVGLVICYFLGLPRTSANVSYLSVASFISVFSAVMIVMIAVGVERPYKGTLEATVDTSLYEAFLAVCNIVFSFSGHVAFFGFMSELKDHREYPKALCLLQGLDTILYLVTSVVIYIYAGPNVTSPALGSASELVGKIAYGIALPTIIIGGVVNGHVACKYVYVRIFRHGDRMHSRDLVATGSWVGIALGLWIIAWIIAEAIPVFNDLLSLIASLFASWSTFGFSGMFWLYLNKDRLFSSPKKIALTILNVIIIGIAACICGLGLYVSGRSLHDDANSSSFSCASNA, from the exons ATGGCCCATCCAACTGGCGACAAGGTTGACTCCCATCTGAATGTTCAGACGGGTCAATTCTTTCAGGAGGGCCGAGAAGATCCCTATCTGCATGATGCagaggagaagcaggacGACAAGAAGGACAGCCCCGTCTATAATGACACCTTTGGCGATGAAGAGTATGCCGAGGTTAAATATAAGGTCTTGAGCTGGTG GCAATGTGGTTTCC TCATGGTTGCGGAAACCGTGTCCCTTGGTATCCTGTCGCTGCCTGCTGTTGTCGCCACTCTGGGTCTTGTTCC TGCTATTGTTCTCATTGTTGGCCTCGGTCTTCTGGCTACCTACACCGGTTACGTCATCGGTCAGTTCAGATGGCGCTATCCCCATGTCCAGAATCTGGCCGATGCCGGTGAGATCCTATTTGGGTCTATCGGTCGAGAGATCTTCGGTATCGGACAACTGCTGCTCGtaatcttcatcatggcgaGTCATCTGTTGACCTTCTCGGTCGCCATGAACACCATCACGGAACATGGAACTTGCTCCATCGTTTTTGGTGTTGTCGGTCTCGTGATCTGCTATTTCCTGGGTCTACCTAGGACGTCTGCGAATGTGTCCTATCTCTCGGTTGCTT CTTTCATCAGTGTGTTCTCCGCCGTGATGATCGTTATGATTGCCGTCGGTGTGGAACGTCCTTACAAGGGAACCCTTGAAGCAACGGTGGATACCAGCTTGTATGAAGCATTCCTTGCTGTCTGCAACAttgtcttctccttct CGGGTCATGTCGCATTTTTCGGCTTCATGTCCGAATTGAAGGACCACCGGGAGTACCCCAAGGCCCTGTGTCTTCTCCAGGGTCTCGACACCATTCTCTACCTTGTCACTTCCGTGGTGATCTACATTTATGCGGGGCCTAATGTCACGTCCCCTGCACTGGGCTCCGCTAGTGAACTCGTGGGCAAGATAGCCTACGGAATCGCCCTCCCTACT ATTATCATCGGCGGAGTTGTAAACGGTCATGTCGCTTGTAAATATGTTTATGTCCGTATCTTCCGTCACGGAGACCGGATGCACAGCCGCGACCTCGTGGCAACTGGATCCTGGGTTGGCATCGCCCTGGGATTGTGGATTATTGCCTGGATCATTGCAGAAGCCATTCCTGTGTTCAATGATTTGTTGAGTTTGATC GCGTCCCTTTTCGCTAGTTGGTCTACAT TCGGCTTCAGCGGCATGTTCTGGCTCTACCTCAACAAGGATCGCCTGTTCTCTTCGCCGAAGAAGATTGCCCTGACTATCTTGAACGTTATTATAATCGGTATTGCAGCCTGCATT TGCGGTCTCGGACTCTACGTATCCGGCCGTTCCCTTCACGACGACGCCAATAGCAGCAGTTTCTCTTGTGCCAGTAATGCTTAG